A stretch of the Aphanothece sacrum FPU1 genome encodes the following:
- a CDS encoding type II toxin-antitoxin system HicB family antitoxin, protein MKIRYELIIYWSEEDQAFIAEVPELAGCMADGETYQEAVQNAEIVIQEWIETAKELGRTIPEPKGRLLFV, encoded by the coding sequence ATGAAAATTCGCTATGAATTAATTATCTATTGGAGTGAAGAAGATCAAGCTTTTATTGCTGAAGTTCCAGAATTAGCAGGATGTATGGCAGATGGAGAAACCTATCAAGAAGCTGTACAAAATGCTGAAATTGTTATTCAAGAATGGATTGAAACGGCAAAAGAATTAGGACGAACCATTCCTGAACCAAAAGGACGGCTATTATTTGTATAG
- a CDS encoding helix-turn-helix domain-containing protein: MSDFEKSNGNIFDDLGDPEAKQTLVRAQILSRIIDIVNERNFTETETAETLGISKLEASQLIKGKLSQFFLEDLFSILNALDKDIEIILKPKVDTQAAKIRVLIEL; encoded by the coding sequence ATGAGCGATTTTGAAAAAAGTAATGGTAATATTTTCGATGATTTAGGTGATCCAGAAGCAAAACAAACTTTAGTCCGCGCTCAGATTCTATCTCGTATTATTGATATTGTCAATGAAAGGAACTTCACGGAAACTGAAACGGCAGAAACTTTAGGCATATCAAAATTAGAAGCATCTCAATTAATCAAGGGAAAACTTAGTCAATTTTTTCTTGAAGATTTGTTTTCTATCCTCAATGCTCTTGATAAAGATATTGAAATTATTCTTAAGCCGAAAGTTGATACACAAGCAGCTAAAATCAGGGTATTAATAGAACTATAA
- a CDS encoding BrnA antitoxin family protein, with the protein MDPIPQGKTQITLCLDDDIIDWFREVVNAKNGGNYQKLINEVLREHIQYKDESLEALPRRVLREELVR; encoded by the coding sequence ATTGATCCTATTCCTCAAGGAAAAACTCAGATTACACTATGCCTTGATGATGATATTATTGACTGGTTTCGTGAAGTTGTAAATGCCAAAAATGGAGGCAACTATCAAAAATTAATTAACGAAGTTTTACGGGAACATATACAGTATAAAGATGAATCATTAGAAGCTTTACCGCGTCGTGTTTTACGGGAAGAATTAGTCCGATAA
- a CDS encoding DUF6887 family protein gives MKKQLSDMNNTELRQYLSEHRHDEEAFSQALEILLDRKKNLFKYPPPSQMNYQEIENIFKAGLNKE, from the coding sequence ATGAAAAAACAACTCTCTGACATGAATAACACTGAACTTCGTCAATATTTATCTGAACATCGCCACGATGAAGAAGCTTTTAGTCAAGCCTTAGAAATCTTACTAGATCGTAAAAAAAACCTCTTTAAATATCCCCCCCCTTCCCAAATGAACTATCAAGAAATCGAGAATATTTTTAAGGCAGGGTTAAATAAAGAATAA
- a CDS encoding DUF6888 family protein, producing MPTDQQKDTAIFICQLLSNLYQPINLFRYDQRLKTIYLLAGINNGLEITINQAGIWDFEL from the coding sequence TTGCCTACCGATCAACAGAAAGATACCGCAATCTTTATTTGTCAACTACTCTCAAATCTTTATCAACCCATCAACCTATTCCGTTATGACCAAAGACTAAAAACAATCTACCTCTTAGCAGGAATTAATAATGGACTAGAAATTACAATCAATCAAGCAGGAATTTGGGACTTTGAATTATGA